In Rhodamnia argentea isolate NSW1041297 chromosome 4, ASM2092103v1, whole genome shotgun sequence, the following proteins share a genomic window:
- the LOC115744498 gene encoding aspartic proteinase nepenthesin-1-like gives MYKPATRAVRSSMARLAYLEAKATGRPFAPDDVRGSIVAAEGATQFMVNLAIGQPPVQQLTTMDTGSGLFWIQCLPCTKCFEQSSPLFNPSKSSTYANLPCTSPYCTYLPPGDKCDPVNYCKFSNHYLDGITVRGLFGMETLTLETPDEGEAKISNMVIGCGHDNDGYNDQPSGIMGLGPENVSLATKMGSKFSYCIGSLKDPHYAHSQLILGDDAVMEGDSTPLEVFNYLYFLTLEGISVGVKMLDINPAVFRRTPSGTGGVVIDSGTTIILLTQQAFDPLSNEVERLLNESFERVENPYSPSDLCYKGNMSRDLTGFPVVALHFAGGADLGLDVESFFHENGPGEFCMAVSPSGSDLKELSVIGVMAQQSYNIGYDIGGKKIFFQRIDCELLE, from the coding sequence ATGTACAAACCCGCTACTCGTGCAGTCAGAAGCTCTATGGCTCGTCTGGCCTACTTGGAAGCGAAAGCAACCGGGCGCCCTTTTGCGCCGGATGACGTCCGTGGCAGCATTGTTGCAGCAGAGGGCGCGACGCAGTTTATGGTGAATCTTGCGATAGGCCAACCCCCCGTGCAGCAGCTAACGACCATGGACACGGGGAGCGGCTTGTTCTGGATCCAATGCCTGCCTTGCACAAAATGCTTCGAGCAATCGAGCCCGCTTTTCAATCCTTCCAAGTCCTCAACGTACGCGAACTTACCGTGCACTTCTCCTTACTGCACCTACTTGCCTCCGGGCGACAAATGCGACCCGGTCAACTATTGTAAATTCTCTAACCACTACCTCGATGGAATCACCGTGAGAGGGCTCTTCGGCATGGAGACACTAACGCTCGAGACGCCCGACGAGGGGGAAGCGAAGATCTCGAACATGGTCATCGGGTGTGGCCACGACAACGATGGTTACAATGACCAGCCTAGTGGGATCATGGGGCTTGGCCCTGAGAATGTGTCTCTGGCTACTAAAATGGGGTCTAAGTTCTCTTACTGCATTGGCAGCTTAAAAGACCCTCACTATGCTCATAGCCAACTGATTTTAGGTGATGATGCTGTGATGGAAGGGGACTCGACCCCATTGGAGGTCTTTAATTACCTCTACTTCCTAACTTTGGAAGGAATCAGCGTCGGAGTGAAGATGCTCGACATCAACCCTGCAGTGTTCCGGAGGACACCATCCGGCACGGGTGGCGTTGTCATCGACTCTGGAACCACGATCATCCTCCTAACACAGCAAGCATTCGATCCTCTCAGCAACGAGGTCGAGAGGCTGCTGAATGAGTCTTTTGAGCGGGTCGAGAACCCGTACAGCCCGTCCGACTTGTGCTACAAGGGAAACATGAGCCGTGACCTCACCGGGTTCCCCGTGGTCGCGCTCCACTTCGCTGGCGGAGCCGATCTAGGACTAGATGTGGAGAGCTTTTTTCATGAGAACGGACCAGGTGAATTCTGCATGGCTGTTTCCCCTTCCGGTTCTGACCTCAAGGAGTTGAGTGTGATTGGAGTGATGGCTCAACAGAGTTATAACATTGGCTATGACATTGGAgggaagaaaattttcttccagAGAATTGACTGTGAACTTCTAGAGTAG
- the LOC115744554 gene encoding glycosyltransferase BC10 isoform X2: MGDVHILSGHRPRPPLKKPVWIIVLVCLVSMFLICAYVYPPRGSAACYMLSSRGCKALSDWLPPDPAREYTDEEMASRVVIKDILNTPPLESKSPKIAFMFLSPGSLPFEKLWDKFFQGHEGRFTVYVHASKEKPVHVSRYFINQDIRSDQVVWGKISMIDAERRLLANALKDPDNQHFVLLSDSCVPLHTFDYVYDYLMHTNISYVDCFYDPGPHGNGRYSEHMLPEVEKKDFRKGAQWFTMKRQHALILMADNLYYSKFRDYCKPGLDGKNCIADEHYIPTFFSMVDPGGIATWSATHVDWSERKWHPKSYRAQDITYELLKNITSIDVSVHVTSDDKHEEQVKPCLWNGVKRPCYLFARKFYPETLDKLLHLFSNYTTF, from the exons ATGGGTGATGTCCACATTTTGTCGGGCCATCGCCCTCGTCCTCCATTGAAGAAGCCAGTGTGGATTATAGTGTTGGTTTGCTTGGTCAGTATGTTCCTAATTTGCGCATACGTATATCCTCCCAGAGGCAGTGCTGCCTGCTATATGCTTTCTTCCAGAGGTTGCAAGGCTCTTTCAGATTGGCTTCCACCGGATCCTGCAAGGGAATATACTGATGAAGAGATGGCATCTCGTGTTGTGATTAAGGACATCCTAAACACACCTCCTCTTGAATCAAAGAGCCCTAAAATCGCTTTTATGTTCTTGAGTCCCGGTTCGCTACCTTTTGAGAAGTTGTGGGATAAGTTTTTCCAA GGTCACGAAGGAAGATTCACAGTCTATGTCCAtgcatcaaaagaaaaacctgTACATGTGAGCCGTTACTTCATTAATCAAGACATAAGGAGCGACCAG GTGGTGTGGGGAAAAATTTCCATGATTGATGCTGAGAGACGATTATTGGCAAACGCTCTTAAAGATCCTGATAACCAACATTTTGTGTTACTCTCGGATAG CTGTGTGCCATTGCATACCTTTGACTATGTGTACGATTATCTTATGCACACAAATATCAGCTACGTTGACTG CTTCTATGATCCCGGTCCACATGGGAATGGCAGATACTCAGAGCACATGTTACCTGAAGTCGAGAAGAAAGATTTCCGGAAGGGTGCCCAG TGGTTCACAATGAAGCGGCAGCATGCTTTAATTCTCATGGCTGACAATCTGTATTACTCGAAATTCAGGGATTATTGTAAG CCAGGTTTGGATGGTAAAAATTGCATTGCTGATGAACATTACATTCCGACCTTTTTCAGT ATGGTTGATCCAGGTGGAATTGCAACATGGTCGGCGACGCATGTTGATTGGTCTGAGAGAAAATGGCACCCCAAATCCTACAGGGCTCAAGACATCACATACGaacttctgaaaaatattaCG TCAATTGATGTGAGCGTACATGTAACGAGTGACGATAAG CATGAAGAGCAGGTAAAACCTTGTTTGTGGAATGGGGTGAAGAGGCCATGTTACTTGTTTGCGAGGAAGTTCTATCCGGAAACTTTGGACAAGCTGTTGCATCTCTTCTCCAATTATACGACATTCTGA
- the LOC115744554 gene encoding glycosyltransferase BC10 isoform X1 has translation MKTAKGWRLGMGDVHILSGHRPRPPLKKPVWIIVLVCLVSMFLICAYVYPPRGSAACYMLSSRGCKALSDWLPPDPAREYTDEEMASRVVIKDILNTPPLESKSPKIAFMFLSPGSLPFEKLWDKFFQGHEGRFTVYVHASKEKPVHVSRYFINQDIRSDQVVWGKISMIDAERRLLANALKDPDNQHFVLLSDSCVPLHTFDYVYDYLMHTNISYVDCFYDPGPHGNGRYSEHMLPEVEKKDFRKGAQWFTMKRQHALILMADNLYYSKFRDYCKPGLDGKNCIADEHYIPTFFSMVDPGGIATWSATHVDWSERKWHPKSYRAQDITYELLKNITSIDVSVHVTSDDKHEEQVKPCLWNGVKRPCYLFARKFYPETLDKLLHLFSNYTTF, from the exons ATGAAGACAGCTAAAGGTTGGAGATTGGGTATGGGTGATGTCCACATTTTGTCGGGCCATCGCCCTCGTCCTCCATTGAAGAAGCCAGTGTGGATTATAGTGTTGGTTTGCTTGGTCAGTATGTTCCTAATTTGCGCATACGTATATCCTCCCAGAGGCAGTGCTGCCTGCTATATGCTTTCTTCCAGAGGTTGCAAGGCTCTTTCAGATTGGCTTCCACCGGATCCTGCAAGGGAATATACTGATGAAGAGATGGCATCTCGTGTTGTGATTAAGGACATCCTAAACACACCTCCTCTTGAATCAAAGAGCCCTAAAATCGCTTTTATGTTCTTGAGTCCCGGTTCGCTACCTTTTGAGAAGTTGTGGGATAAGTTTTTCCAA GGTCACGAAGGAAGATTCACAGTCTATGTCCAtgcatcaaaagaaaaacctgTACATGTGAGCCGTTACTTCATTAATCAAGACATAAGGAGCGACCAG GTGGTGTGGGGAAAAATTTCCATGATTGATGCTGAGAGACGATTATTGGCAAACGCTCTTAAAGATCCTGATAACCAACATTTTGTGTTACTCTCGGATAG CTGTGTGCCATTGCATACCTTTGACTATGTGTACGATTATCTTATGCACACAAATATCAGCTACGTTGACTG CTTCTATGATCCCGGTCCACATGGGAATGGCAGATACTCAGAGCACATGTTACCTGAAGTCGAGAAGAAAGATTTCCGGAAGGGTGCCCAG TGGTTCACAATGAAGCGGCAGCATGCTTTAATTCTCATGGCTGACAATCTGTATTACTCGAAATTCAGGGATTATTGTAAG CCAGGTTTGGATGGTAAAAATTGCATTGCTGATGAACATTACATTCCGACCTTTTTCAGT ATGGTTGATCCAGGTGGAATTGCAACATGGTCGGCGACGCATGTTGATTGGTCTGAGAGAAAATGGCACCCCAAATCCTACAGGGCTCAAGACATCACATACGaacttctgaaaaatattaCG TCAATTGATGTGAGCGTACATGTAACGAGTGACGATAAG CATGAAGAGCAGGTAAAACCTTGTTTGTGGAATGGGGTGAAGAGGCCATGTTACTTGTTTGCGAGGAAGTTCTATCCGGAAACTTTGGACAAGCTGTTGCATCTCTTCTCCAATTATACGACATTCTGA